The genomic interval TCGTTCGGACTCTGAATCAGAAAGGAATATCATCAGGACCGTTGTCGGGAATTGAAGAATGACCATAAGGTGCTGAATTTTCCGCACTCGACTGACCCCCGGAACCGAAACCACCGCTCCCGCCACCGGCAAAAGCTCCACCTTGGCCGCCACCGGCCGACTGACCGCCGTCCCGCCCCCCCAACATCTGCATGGTGCCGGCCACGATTTCCGTAGTCCAGCGTTTAACCCCATCCTGTTCCCAGGAACGGGTCTGTAATCTTCCTTCCAGATAAATCTGTTTACCTTTATGAAGCCATTTGGCGCAGATTTCAGCCAGCTTGCCGAAAGCGATAATGCGGTGCCATTCGGTTCTTTCCTCCTTTTGCCCGTCCTTAACCCAGCTGTCGGTCGTAGCCAGGGTGAAAATCGTAAAGGGGTTACCGCTACTCCCATATTTCATTTCGGGATCACCGCCCAGATGCCCGACCAGAATAACCTTGTTTATTCCCGCCATCCTCTCGTCCTCCATGTTGAGCGCTTAAATCCACGCTGATTTTTCAATGCCGACAGCTTGAAGAGTTTAAAACTCCTTCGAGACAAACCAACCTGGAATATAATTTGCAGACCGCAGACGACACCATTTCAAAAGTATATTACCACATCGATAATATATCGATTTCAAGGAAGACATCCTCGAAACAATATTTTTATATACATACGACTTTTTTTCCCATTAATCAAGCCGGAAATTTCGGGCAAAATAATATTGTGTTTTTTTATTCATTCTGGTAAGCCTTCTTTGATTATGCAAGGTTAAACATGCGTTATAAAATCGCCGTCAACCGGGAAAATCGGCGGGAATAAATAAATAATGAAGTTCAACAACCCCCGCGCCGACTTCCGTTTCTAATAAAAAAACGGTTTTCCAGAGCCGGCGGGGATCAAATCAGCAACGAGGTTTGCCAAGGAGAAATCAGACCATGAGTGAGATCAAAACCGTGGGCGTGGTTGGTTTCGGCGTCATGGGCGCCGCCATCGCCCTGAATGCCGCCGGAGCCGGCTATCAGGTTATTTACAAGGAACTCAATGATGAACTAGTCGCCGCCATGTTTGAGCGCTGGGTGACCAAACCATTGAGCAAGAGAGTGGCCCAAGGCAAGATGAGCCAGGGCGAGATGGATGAACTGAGTGGCCGGATAAGCGGCACCAGTCTTTACTCGGGACTGCGGGAATGTGATCTTGTCATTGAAGCGGCAATCGAAAAAATGGATCTTAAAATCGAGGTTTTTACCGAGCTCTCCAAGGCCTGCCGCCAAGACGCCATCCTCGTCAGCAACACTTCAACCTTTCTGATTGAAAAGCTCATGGCCAAAGTCGACAATCCGGGTCGCACCGCCGGCCTGCATTATTTCTTTCCGGCCAATATCAACCGTTTAGTCGAAGTCATCCGACAGAAGAAAACCAGCGACGACACCTATCACGCCCTAATGGAATTTGCTCGCAGAAACCGTAAAGTGGCCATCACGGTTAAAGATTTTCCGGGATTTGCCGTCAATCCCGTTTTTATCGCCAGCTATGTCGTTCTCGACAGTTTCCATGGGGATAAATTCAATGCCATCAGCCTCGAAAGCATTTCCCAGGAAACTCTGGGGCTTAAATTCGGCATCATGTGGGTCCAGAACGGAGCGGGTCTCGGCACCTGCTACCATGCCGGTGTTTCCATGGCCGCATACCTGCGCGCGGCAGATACCGGCTATCCCGCGATGTGCCCCCAACTGAAGAGTCAG from Pseudomonadota bacterium carries:
- a CDS encoding 3-hydroxyacyl-CoA dehydrogenase family protein; the protein is MSEIKTVGVVGFGVMGAAIALNAAGAGYQVIYKELNDELVAAMFERWVTKPLSKRVAQGKMSQGEMDELSGRISGTSLYSGLRECDLVIEAAIEKMDLKIEVFTELSKACRQDAILVSNTSTFLIEKLMAKVDNPGRTAGLHYFFPANINRLVEVIRQKKTSDDTYHALMEFARRNRKVAITVKDFPGFAVNPVFIASYVVLDSFHGDKFNAISLESISQETLGLKFGIMWVQNGAGLGTCYHAGVSMAAYLRAADTGYPAMCPQLKSQFESGRPWDIESGVIIEDSAARTEVRERLLGAIFAISTHLIEHEVVSPDDLELGIITSLAWPKGPLTLMNELGMEESSRLVKLAVAAGDFNLPQKFADNDLSPWKLKK
- the ssb gene encoding single-stranded DNA-binding protein — encoded protein: MAGINKVILVGHLGGDPEMKYGSSGNPFTIFTLATTDSWVKDGQKEERTEWHRIIAFGKLAEICAKWLHKGKQIYLEGRLQTRSWEQDGVKRWTTEIVAGTMQMLGGRDGGQSAGGGQGGAFAGGGSGGFGSGGQSSAENSAPYGHSSIPDNGPDDIPF